Genomic window (Vibrio sp. NTOU-M3):
CCACTATCGGCATAAAACCGTGGGCTCGCCCACACAGCTCGGCACACTGCCCTCGATACACACCGGGTTTATCGATACGGGTCCAAGCTTCATTAATAAAACCGGGGATGGTGTCCTTTTTAACCGCAAAATCCGGTACCCACCAAGAATGGATAACGTCATCAGAGGTAAAAAGAAATCGAACTTTACGATTGATCGGTAACACTAGGGGGTTATCCACTTCGAGTAGGTAATGCGCGCCCTTCTCTTCTATGCCATCTATCTGCTTTTGTGAGGTTGCCAATAGGCTAAAAAACTCAACGTCTTCTTCGAAGTAACTGTAATGCCATTTCCATTGTGAACCCGTCACTTTAACCGTCAGATCAGACTGGGACGCATCTTCCATCGCGACCAATGTTTTAGTTGCCGGAATCGCCATGGCAACCAAAATAATGATGGGAATTACCGTCCAGATGATTTCGACTTTGGTGCTCTCATGAAAATGCGCGGCCACTGCGCCTTTTGATTTCCGGTGACGCCAAATGGAATAAAACATGGCACCAAAAACCACAAACGCAATCGCGCAGCAGATATAGAAAATCAGCATATGCAGGTCATAAACCTCATTACTGATAGCGGTCACACCTCTGGTCATATTCAGAGACTGCTCGGCAGAAATCGCAGGTGCGGAATATCCTACGAACATCAAATCAGTCAACAGCCACAGATTGATCAGTAATCTTTTCAAAAGATTTCTCCTCTGTGCATTGCACTTACTTTGAGTGCTTTACTCATTCAAAGGCTAAAAAAGTCCTACCATGAAAGGTTGAGAAAAAGTCTGTATAAACAGCAAATTCGACACAATTTGTTATAT
Coding sequences:
- the coxB gene encoding cytochrome c oxidase subunit II; the encoded protein is MKRLLINLWLLTDLMFVGYSAPAISAEQSLNMTRGVTAISNEVYDLHMLIFYICCAIAFVVFGAMFYSIWRHRKSKGAVAAHFHESTKVEIIWTVIPIIILVAMAIPATKTLVAMEDASQSDLTVKVTGSQWKWHYSYFEEDVEFFSLLATSQKQIDGIEEKGAHYLLEVDNPLVLPINRKVRFLFTSDDVIHSWWVPDFAVKKDTIPGFINEAWTRIDKPGVYRGQCAELCGRAHGFMPIVVHAMEEAQYDDWLANKKAELEQAKQQAAAALTASLSMEELMAQGEKVYVERCAVCHQVSGLGIPGAFPAIKGSPIATGEVAEHIDIVVNGKAGTAMQAFANQLTEQEIAAVVTYQRNAFGNESGDTVQASDINAFKVQGQASKEGE